The Anser cygnoides isolate HZ-2024a breed goose chromosome 19, Taihu_goose_T2T_genome, whole genome shotgun sequence genome contains a region encoding:
- the MYCBPAP gene encoding MYCBP-associated protein isoform X2: MRAQGRGLRGRGSGAGQGRREPRSGTPPDKKEKACEQPFSRIPEEPEPVPYVLRGDDIQALAIKLEDLEKLHAPHLPHDAGRIPVTRKFLIRKYRPKETKKKAHLLVAYPVFPRAPKEQLSFSGPGQFGDGCEEILPHHVLGSLQEFKMEALARGNTQIADFIEVPRKNVTAAVLKEQHGGETKKKVRQIPPSEHRALQNWHRNMALRKKQERYLGEILQKPENELLMSVSEDYRQIQEERDLIDRSLPALFPGKGYRTGSEFWSQPERIGDELTGLMLTLTQRERGYPAPVTHVGKPHTVRMETGLKPPTRIPFRLTWDKSLFLKRRRQELKSVLEELDFYKPDLDGLEVIGKGQPFTSVSMQSFPCSTGSEESETLDSLGDYYDLVPEAVRGPSLDFCGQPARWINCITSCRHVVGIAARLTFETVAGEKAESFLTVSNDGTAAIWYSWRRLLQQIPSRETKRIQCFYFDARPGVILPGETRKFVFLFKSERAGIFSESWEFRTHPMLLGGALLQVTLWGIAVYEDKLADLREKLESDLAAQEGAAIVEETLKELLVRIRTPERTPSPVDAYVTEEELFHRKNPKLHYQHRVVKQLQGLWRQHVTVPSASEEKVPSGPKSSVEDMQLQESVSEALCTQGSATEIPDWKNTLDVTPSQVKVEEEEPGPSAWNFSFEDFKQAIKLIPKEEQREEALTQLNKAALELCVEQRPTQSDLLYQTCLQLWRETIDGLVSHSLKLRSLLGLPEKDTCVDALPEETAEVKQPIKGGKEDKITSRKEERRSVGGKDKEDKKRTAKTAGKEKEERPNSRKSKVKDEKKLKSSTSSQKVKEVAQPAEAVVTDPTEPPQDQVDPILFGTYQEKLYIEVYGLLDSMVSKMVSLFEELRKKGVLKWESEALCN, translated from the exons ATGCGGGCGCAGGGCCGCGGGCTGCGGGGGCGCGGCTCGGGCGCGGGGCAGGGCCGCAGGGAGCCGCgctccgggacccccccgg ACAAGAAGGAAAAGGCATGTGAACAACCCTTCTCAAGGATTCCAGAGGAGCCAGAGCCTGTTCCATACGTTCTGCGAGGGGATGACATCCAAGCACTTGCAATTAAGTTAGAGGACCTGGAAAAA ctCCATGCTCCACACCTTCCCCATGATGCCGGGAGAATTCCAGTTACGAGGAAATTCCTCATTCGAAAATATCGGCccaaagagacaaaaaagaagGCGCATCTTCTGGTAGCATATCCTGTCTTCCCGAGGGCACCCAAGGAACAGCTGAGTTTTTCTG GACCAGGACAGTTTGGTGATGGCTGTGAAGAGATTCTTCCTCACCACGTTTTGGGAAGTCTCCAGGAGTTCAAGATGGAAGCCTTGGCCAGAGGAAACACTCAG aTAGCAGATTTTATTGAAGTTCCTCGTAAAAATGTTACTGCAGcagttttaaaagaacaacatggaggagagacaaagaaaaaggtCCGTCAGATCCCACCGTCAGAGCACAGAGCTCTCCAGAACTGGCACCGTAATATGGCACTCAGGAAAAAGCAGGAGAGGTATCTAGGAG AAATTCTTCAGAAGCCAGAAAATGAGTTGTTGATGAGCGTCTCAGAGGATTACAGACAAATCCAGGAAGAACGTGACCTCATTGACCGGAGTCTCCCTGCCCTGTTTCCTGGAAAG GGCTACCGAACAGGAAGCGAGTTCTGGAGCCAGCCCGAGCGCATCGGAGATGAACTCACTGGCCTGATGCTGACCCTGACTCAGAGGGAACGGGGCTACCCAGCGCCAGTCACTCACGTGGGGAAACCCCACACTGTGCGAATGGAAACGG GTCTGAAACCTCCGACGAGGATCCCTTTCCGTCTAACCTGGGATAAGAGTCTTTTCCTGAAACGCCGACGGCAGGAGCTGAAATCTGTCCTAGAGGAGCTAGACTTTTACAAGCCG GATCTGGATGGACTGGAGGTGATCGGTAAAGGGCAGCCTTTCACGTCTGTCTCAATGCAGTCTTTTCCATGTTCCACCGGTTCTGAAGAGTCTGAGACCCT TGACTCCTTAGGGGATTATTATGATCTGGTTCCAGAAGCAGTACGGGGTCCGTCTTTAGATTTCTGTGGCCAGCCTGCACGTTGGATCAACTGCATCACTTCTTGCAGG CACGTAGTTGGCATTGCTGCCCGTCTCACTTTTGAGACTGTGGCTGGTGAAAAAGCCGAAAGCTTCCTGACGGTGAGCAATGATGGCACAGCTGCCATCTGGTATAGCTGGAGGAGGCTTCTCCAGCAGATTCCCTCCAGAGAAACCAAGAGGATACAGTGTTTTTACTTTGATGCCAGACCAG GTGTAATTTTGCCTGGAGAAACTAGAaagtttgtctttcttttcaagTCAGAGAGAGCTGGCATTTTCAGTGAGTCCTGGGAATTTAGGACACATCCTATGTTATTAGgaggagctctgctgcaggtgACCCTTTGGGGAATTGCTGTGTATGAGGATAAATTGGCTGACCTCAGAGAGAAACTGGAG TCTGACCTGGCTGCTCAAGAGGGTGCTGCTATAGTAGAAGAGACTCTGAAGGAACTTCTTGTCCGAATTCGGACCCCAGAGCGCACCCCATCTCCTGTGGATGCCTATGTCACAGAGGAAGAGTTGTTCCACAGGAAGAATCCCAAG TTGCATTATCAGCATCGAGTGGTTAAGCAGCTGCAGGGACTGTGGAGACAGCACGTGACCGTCCCTTCAGCCTCCGAGGAGAAAGTGCCCTCAGGCCCGAAGAGCAGCGTGGAGGACATGCAGCTCCAGGAGAGTGTCTCGGAGGCTCTCTGCACTCAGGGGAGTGCTACAGAGATCCCAGACTGGAAGAACACACTCGATGTGACTCCGAGTCAAGTGAAGGTGGAAGAGGAAGAGCCAGGCCCCTCAGCGTGGAACTTTTCCTTCGAGGACTTTAAGCAG GCTATAAAGTTGATCCCGAAGGAGGAGCAGCGAGAAGAAGCACTGACCCAGCTCAATAAGGCAGCGCTGGAGCTGTGTGTCGAACAGAGGCCAACCCAGTCAGACCTTTTGTATCAAACCTG TCTCCAGCTGTGGCGTGAAACAATTGATGGTCTGGTGAGTCACTCTCTGAAGCTGAGATCCCTGCTTGGCTTGCCTGAGAAGGACACCTGTGTAGATGCTCTTCCAGAGGAAACAG CAGAAGTAAAACAACCtataaaaggaggaaaagaagacaaaataaccagtaggaaagaagagagaaggtcAGTTGGTGGTAAGgataaagaagacaaaaaaagaacagctaagactgcagggaaagagaaggag GAACGTCCAAACAGCAGAAAGTCAAAAGTAAAAGATGAGAAGAAGCTGAAATCTTCCACTTCATCACAGAAGGTGAAAGAGGTAGCACAACCTGCAGAAGCTGTAGTTACAGATCCCACTGAACCTCCTCAGGACCAGGTGGACCCTATTTTGTTTGGGACATACCAGGAAAAACTTTACATTGAA GTCTATGGGCTGCTGGATTCAATGGTGAGCAAAATGGTTTCTTTATTTGAAGAGCTACGGAAAAAGGGCGTTCTAAAGTGGGAGAGTGAAGCACTTTGTAACTAG
- the MYCBPAP gene encoding MYCBP-associated protein isoform X7 yields the protein MRAQGRGLRGRGSGAGQGRREPRSGTPPDKKEKACEQPFSRIPEEPEPVPYVLRGDDIQALAIKLEDLEKLHAPHLPHDAGRIPVTRKFLIRKYRPKETKKKAHLLVAYPVFPRAPKEQLSFSGPGQFGDGCEEILPHHVLGSLQEFKMEALARGNTQIADFIEVPRKNVTAAVLKEQHGGETKKKVRQIPPSEHRALQNWHRNMALRKKQERYLGEILQKPENELLMSVSEDYRQIQEERDLIDRSLPALFPGKGYRTGSEFWSQPERIGDELTGLMLTLTQRERGYPAPVTHVGKPHTVRMETGLKPPTRIPFRLTWDKSLFLKRRRQELKSVLEELDFYKPDLDGLEVIGKGQPFTSVSMQSFPCSTGSEESETLSDSLGDYYDLVPEAVRGPSLDFCGQPARWINCITSCRHVVGIAARLTFETVAGEKAESFLTVSNDGTAAIWYSWRRLLQQIPSRETKRIQCFYFDARPGVILPGETRKFVFLFKSERAGIFSESWEFRTHPMLLGGALLQVTLWGIAVYEDKLADLREKLESDLAAQEGAAIVEETLKELLVRIRTPERTPSPVDAYVTEEELFHRKNPKLHYQHRVVKQLQGLWRQHVTVPSASEEKVPSGPKSSVEDMQLQESVSEALCTQGSATEIPDWKNTLDVTPSQVKVEEEEPGPSAWNFSFEDFKQSGYKVDPEGGAARRSTDPAQ from the exons ATGCGGGCGCAGGGCCGCGGGCTGCGGGGGCGCGGCTCGGGCGCGGGGCAGGGCCGCAGGGAGCCGCgctccgggacccccccgg ACAAGAAGGAAAAGGCATGTGAACAACCCTTCTCAAGGATTCCAGAGGAGCCAGAGCCTGTTCCATACGTTCTGCGAGGGGATGACATCCAAGCACTTGCAATTAAGTTAGAGGACCTGGAAAAA ctCCATGCTCCACACCTTCCCCATGATGCCGGGAGAATTCCAGTTACGAGGAAATTCCTCATTCGAAAATATCGGCccaaagagacaaaaaagaagGCGCATCTTCTGGTAGCATATCCTGTCTTCCCGAGGGCACCCAAGGAACAGCTGAGTTTTTCTG GACCAGGACAGTTTGGTGATGGCTGTGAAGAGATTCTTCCTCACCACGTTTTGGGAAGTCTCCAGGAGTTCAAGATGGAAGCCTTGGCCAGAGGAAACACTCAG aTAGCAGATTTTATTGAAGTTCCTCGTAAAAATGTTACTGCAGcagttttaaaagaacaacatggaggagagacaaagaaaaaggtCCGTCAGATCCCACCGTCAGAGCACAGAGCTCTCCAGAACTGGCACCGTAATATGGCACTCAGGAAAAAGCAGGAGAGGTATCTAGGAG AAATTCTTCAGAAGCCAGAAAATGAGTTGTTGATGAGCGTCTCAGAGGATTACAGACAAATCCAGGAAGAACGTGACCTCATTGACCGGAGTCTCCCTGCCCTGTTTCCTGGAAAG GGCTACCGAACAGGAAGCGAGTTCTGGAGCCAGCCCGAGCGCATCGGAGATGAACTCACTGGCCTGATGCTGACCCTGACTCAGAGGGAACGGGGCTACCCAGCGCCAGTCACTCACGTGGGGAAACCCCACACTGTGCGAATGGAAACGG GTCTGAAACCTCCGACGAGGATCCCTTTCCGTCTAACCTGGGATAAGAGTCTTTTCCTGAAACGCCGACGGCAGGAGCTGAAATCTGTCCTAGAGGAGCTAGACTTTTACAAGCCG GATCTGGATGGACTGGAGGTGATCGGTAAAGGGCAGCCTTTCACGTCTGTCTCAATGCAGTCTTTTCCATGTTCCACCGGTTCTGAAGAGTCTGAGACCCT cAGTGACTCCTTAGGGGATTATTATGATCTGGTTCCAGAAGCAGTACGGGGTCCGTCTTTAGATTTCTGTGGCCAGCCTGCACGTTGGATCAACTGCATCACTTCTTGCAGG CACGTAGTTGGCATTGCTGCCCGTCTCACTTTTGAGACTGTGGCTGGTGAAAAAGCCGAAAGCTTCCTGACGGTGAGCAATGATGGCACAGCTGCCATCTGGTATAGCTGGAGGAGGCTTCTCCAGCAGATTCCCTCCAGAGAAACCAAGAGGATACAGTGTTTTTACTTTGATGCCAGACCAG GTGTAATTTTGCCTGGAGAAACTAGAaagtttgtctttcttttcaagTCAGAGAGAGCTGGCATTTTCAGTGAGTCCTGGGAATTTAGGACACATCCTATGTTATTAGgaggagctctgctgcaggtgACCCTTTGGGGAATTGCTGTGTATGAGGATAAATTGGCTGACCTCAGAGAGAAACTGGAG TCTGACCTGGCTGCTCAAGAGGGTGCTGCTATAGTAGAAGAGACTCTGAAGGAACTTCTTGTCCGAATTCGGACCCCAGAGCGCACCCCATCTCCTGTGGATGCCTATGTCACAGAGGAAGAGTTGTTCCACAGGAAGAATCCCAAG TTGCATTATCAGCATCGAGTGGTTAAGCAGCTGCAGGGACTGTGGAGACAGCACGTGACCGTCCCTTCAGCCTCCGAGGAGAAAGTGCCCTCAGGCCCGAAGAGCAGCGTGGAGGACATGCAGCTCCAGGAGAGTGTCTCGGAGGCTCTCTGCACTCAGGGGAGTGCTACAGAGATCCCAGACTGGAAGAACACACTCGATGTGACTCCGAGTCAAGTGAAGGTGGAAGAGGAAGAGCCAGGCCCCTCAGCGTGGAACTTTTCCTTCGAGGACTTTAAGCAG tcAGGCTATAAAGTTGATCCCGAAGGAGGAGCAGCGAGAAGAAGCACTGACCCAGCTCAATAA
- the MYCBPAP gene encoding MYCBP-associated protein isoform X5, protein MRAQGRGLRGRGSGAGQGRREPRSGTPPDKKEKACEQPFSRIPEEPEPVPYVLRGDDIQALAIKLEDLEKLHAPHLPHDAGRIPVTRKFLIRKYRPKETKKKAHLLVAYPVFPRAPKEQLSFSGPGQFGDGCEEILPHHVLGSLQEFKMEALARGNTQIADFIEVPRKNVTAAVLKEQHGGETKKKVRQIPPSEHRALQNWHRNMALRKKQERYLGEILQKPENELLMSVSEDYRQIQEERDLIDRSLPALFPGKGYRTGSEFWSQPERIGDELTGLMLTLTQRERGYPAPVTHVGKPHTVRMETGLKPPTRIPFRLTWDKSLFLKRRRQELKSVLEELDFYKPHVVGIAARLTFETVAGEKAESFLTVSNDGTAAIWYSWRRLLQQIPSRETKRIQCFYFDARPGVILPGETRKFVFLFKSERAGIFSESWEFRTHPMLLGGALLQVTLWGIAVYEDKLADLREKLESDLAAQEGAAIVEETLKELLVRIRTPERTPSPVDAYVTEEELFHRKNPKLHYQHRVVKQLQGLWRQHVTVPSASEEKVPSGPKSSVEDMQLQESVSEALCTQGSATEIPDWKNTLDVTPSQVKVEEEEPGPSAWNFSFEDFKQAIKLIPKEEQREEALTQLNKAALELCVEQRPTQSDLLYQTCLQLWRETIDGLVSHSLKLRSLLGLPEKDTCVDALPEETAEVKQPIKGGKEDKITSRKEERRSVGGKDKEDKKRTAKTAGKEKEERPNSRKSKVKDEKKLKSSTSSQKVKEVAQPAEAVVTDPTEPPQDQVDPILFGTYQEKLYIEVYGLLDSMVSKMVSLFEELRKKGVLKWESEALCN, encoded by the exons ATGCGGGCGCAGGGCCGCGGGCTGCGGGGGCGCGGCTCGGGCGCGGGGCAGGGCCGCAGGGAGCCGCgctccgggacccccccgg ACAAGAAGGAAAAGGCATGTGAACAACCCTTCTCAAGGATTCCAGAGGAGCCAGAGCCTGTTCCATACGTTCTGCGAGGGGATGACATCCAAGCACTTGCAATTAAGTTAGAGGACCTGGAAAAA ctCCATGCTCCACACCTTCCCCATGATGCCGGGAGAATTCCAGTTACGAGGAAATTCCTCATTCGAAAATATCGGCccaaagagacaaaaaagaagGCGCATCTTCTGGTAGCATATCCTGTCTTCCCGAGGGCACCCAAGGAACAGCTGAGTTTTTCTG GACCAGGACAGTTTGGTGATGGCTGTGAAGAGATTCTTCCTCACCACGTTTTGGGAAGTCTCCAGGAGTTCAAGATGGAAGCCTTGGCCAGAGGAAACACTCAG aTAGCAGATTTTATTGAAGTTCCTCGTAAAAATGTTACTGCAGcagttttaaaagaacaacatggaggagagacaaagaaaaaggtCCGTCAGATCCCACCGTCAGAGCACAGAGCTCTCCAGAACTGGCACCGTAATATGGCACTCAGGAAAAAGCAGGAGAGGTATCTAGGAG AAATTCTTCAGAAGCCAGAAAATGAGTTGTTGATGAGCGTCTCAGAGGATTACAGACAAATCCAGGAAGAACGTGACCTCATTGACCGGAGTCTCCCTGCCCTGTTTCCTGGAAAG GGCTACCGAACAGGAAGCGAGTTCTGGAGCCAGCCCGAGCGCATCGGAGATGAACTCACTGGCCTGATGCTGACCCTGACTCAGAGGGAACGGGGCTACCCAGCGCCAGTCACTCACGTGGGGAAACCCCACACTGTGCGAATGGAAACGG GTCTGAAACCTCCGACGAGGATCCCTTTCCGTCTAACCTGGGATAAGAGTCTTTTCCTGAAACGCCGACGGCAGGAGCTGAAATCTGTCCTAGAGGAGCTAGACTTTTACAAGCCG CACGTAGTTGGCATTGCTGCCCGTCTCACTTTTGAGACTGTGGCTGGTGAAAAAGCCGAAAGCTTCCTGACGGTGAGCAATGATGGCACAGCTGCCATCTGGTATAGCTGGAGGAGGCTTCTCCAGCAGATTCCCTCCAGAGAAACCAAGAGGATACAGTGTTTTTACTTTGATGCCAGACCAG GTGTAATTTTGCCTGGAGAAACTAGAaagtttgtctttcttttcaagTCAGAGAGAGCTGGCATTTTCAGTGAGTCCTGGGAATTTAGGACACATCCTATGTTATTAGgaggagctctgctgcaggtgACCCTTTGGGGAATTGCTGTGTATGAGGATAAATTGGCTGACCTCAGAGAGAAACTGGAG TCTGACCTGGCTGCTCAAGAGGGTGCTGCTATAGTAGAAGAGACTCTGAAGGAACTTCTTGTCCGAATTCGGACCCCAGAGCGCACCCCATCTCCTGTGGATGCCTATGTCACAGAGGAAGAGTTGTTCCACAGGAAGAATCCCAAG TTGCATTATCAGCATCGAGTGGTTAAGCAGCTGCAGGGACTGTGGAGACAGCACGTGACCGTCCCTTCAGCCTCCGAGGAGAAAGTGCCCTCAGGCCCGAAGAGCAGCGTGGAGGACATGCAGCTCCAGGAGAGTGTCTCGGAGGCTCTCTGCACTCAGGGGAGTGCTACAGAGATCCCAGACTGGAAGAACACACTCGATGTGACTCCGAGTCAAGTGAAGGTGGAAGAGGAAGAGCCAGGCCCCTCAGCGTGGAACTTTTCCTTCGAGGACTTTAAGCAG GCTATAAAGTTGATCCCGAAGGAGGAGCAGCGAGAAGAAGCACTGACCCAGCTCAATAAGGCAGCGCTGGAGCTGTGTGTCGAACAGAGGCCAACCCAGTCAGACCTTTTGTATCAAACCTG TCTCCAGCTGTGGCGTGAAACAATTGATGGTCTGGTGAGTCACTCTCTGAAGCTGAGATCCCTGCTTGGCTTGCCTGAGAAGGACACCTGTGTAGATGCTCTTCCAGAGGAAACAG CAGAAGTAAAACAACCtataaaaggaggaaaagaagacaaaataaccagtaggaaagaagagagaaggtcAGTTGGTGGTAAGgataaagaagacaaaaaaagaacagctaagactgcagggaaagagaaggag GAACGTCCAAACAGCAGAAAGTCAAAAGTAAAAGATGAGAAGAAGCTGAAATCTTCCACTTCATCACAGAAGGTGAAAGAGGTAGCACAACCTGCAGAAGCTGTAGTTACAGATCCCACTGAACCTCCTCAGGACCAGGTGGACCCTATTTTGTTTGGGACATACCAGGAAAAACTTTACATTGAA GTCTATGGGCTGCTGGATTCAATGGTGAGCAAAATGGTTTCTTTATTTGAAGAGCTACGGAAAAAGGGCGTTCTAAAGTGGGAGAGTGAAGCACTTTGTAACTAG
- the MYCBPAP gene encoding MYCBP-associated protein isoform X4 — MLPQRVHDKKEKACEQPFSRIPEEPEPVPYVLRGDDIQALAIKLEDLEKLHAPHLPHDAGRIPVTRKFLIRKYRPKETKKKAHLLVAYPVFPRAPKEQLSFSGPGQFGDGCEEILPHHVLGSLQEFKMEALARGNTQIADFIEVPRKNVTAAVLKEQHGGETKKKVRQIPPSEHRALQNWHRNMALRKKQERYLGEILQKPENELLMSVSEDYRQIQEERDLIDRSLPALFPGKGYRTGSEFWSQPERIGDELTGLMLTLTQRERGYPAPVTHVGKPHTVRMETGLKPPTRIPFRLTWDKSLFLKRRRQELKSVLEELDFYKPDLDGLEVIGKGQPFTSVSMQSFPCSTGSEESETLSDSLGDYYDLVPEAVRGPSLDFCGQPARWINCITSCRHVVGIAARLTFETVAGEKAESFLTVSNDGTAAIWYSWRRLLQQIPSRETKRIQCFYFDARPGVILPGETRKFVFLFKSERAGIFSESWEFRTHPMLLGGALLQVTLWGIAVYEDKLADLREKLESDLAAQEGAAIVEETLKELLVRIRTPERTPSPVDAYVTEEELFHRKNPKLHYQHRVVKQLQGLWRQHVTVPSASEEKVPSGPKSSVEDMQLQESVSEALCTQGSATEIPDWKNTLDVTPSQVKVEEEEPGPSAWNFSFEDFKQAIKLIPKEEQREEALTQLNKAALELCVEQRPTQSDLLYQTCLQLWRETIDGLVSHSLKLRSLLGLPEKDTCVDALPEETAEVKQPIKGGKEDKITSRKEERRSVGGKDKEDKKRTAKTAGKEKEERPNSRKSKVKDEKKLKSSTSSQKVKEVAQPAEAVVTDPTEPPQDQVDPILFGTYQEKLYIEVYGLLDSMVSKMVSLFEELRKKGVLKWESEALCN; from the exons ATGCTGCCCCAGCGTGTGCACG ACAAGAAGGAAAAGGCATGTGAACAACCCTTCTCAAGGATTCCAGAGGAGCCAGAGCCTGTTCCATACGTTCTGCGAGGGGATGACATCCAAGCACTTGCAATTAAGTTAGAGGACCTGGAAAAA ctCCATGCTCCACACCTTCCCCATGATGCCGGGAGAATTCCAGTTACGAGGAAATTCCTCATTCGAAAATATCGGCccaaagagacaaaaaagaagGCGCATCTTCTGGTAGCATATCCTGTCTTCCCGAGGGCACCCAAGGAACAGCTGAGTTTTTCTG GACCAGGACAGTTTGGTGATGGCTGTGAAGAGATTCTTCCTCACCACGTTTTGGGAAGTCTCCAGGAGTTCAAGATGGAAGCCTTGGCCAGAGGAAACACTCAG aTAGCAGATTTTATTGAAGTTCCTCGTAAAAATGTTACTGCAGcagttttaaaagaacaacatggaggagagacaaagaaaaaggtCCGTCAGATCCCACCGTCAGAGCACAGAGCTCTCCAGAACTGGCACCGTAATATGGCACTCAGGAAAAAGCAGGAGAGGTATCTAGGAG AAATTCTTCAGAAGCCAGAAAATGAGTTGTTGATGAGCGTCTCAGAGGATTACAGACAAATCCAGGAAGAACGTGACCTCATTGACCGGAGTCTCCCTGCCCTGTTTCCTGGAAAG GGCTACCGAACAGGAAGCGAGTTCTGGAGCCAGCCCGAGCGCATCGGAGATGAACTCACTGGCCTGATGCTGACCCTGACTCAGAGGGAACGGGGCTACCCAGCGCCAGTCACTCACGTGGGGAAACCCCACACTGTGCGAATGGAAACGG GTCTGAAACCTCCGACGAGGATCCCTTTCCGTCTAACCTGGGATAAGAGTCTTTTCCTGAAACGCCGACGGCAGGAGCTGAAATCTGTCCTAGAGGAGCTAGACTTTTACAAGCCG GATCTGGATGGACTGGAGGTGATCGGTAAAGGGCAGCCTTTCACGTCTGTCTCAATGCAGTCTTTTCCATGTTCCACCGGTTCTGAAGAGTCTGAGACCCT cAGTGACTCCTTAGGGGATTATTATGATCTGGTTCCAGAAGCAGTACGGGGTCCGTCTTTAGATTTCTGTGGCCAGCCTGCACGTTGGATCAACTGCATCACTTCTTGCAGG CACGTAGTTGGCATTGCTGCCCGTCTCACTTTTGAGACTGTGGCTGGTGAAAAAGCCGAAAGCTTCCTGACGGTGAGCAATGATGGCACAGCTGCCATCTGGTATAGCTGGAGGAGGCTTCTCCAGCAGATTCCCTCCAGAGAAACCAAGAGGATACAGTGTTTTTACTTTGATGCCAGACCAG GTGTAATTTTGCCTGGAGAAACTAGAaagtttgtctttcttttcaagTCAGAGAGAGCTGGCATTTTCAGTGAGTCCTGGGAATTTAGGACACATCCTATGTTATTAGgaggagctctgctgcaggtgACCCTTTGGGGAATTGCTGTGTATGAGGATAAATTGGCTGACCTCAGAGAGAAACTGGAG TCTGACCTGGCTGCTCAAGAGGGTGCTGCTATAGTAGAAGAGACTCTGAAGGAACTTCTTGTCCGAATTCGGACCCCAGAGCGCACCCCATCTCCTGTGGATGCCTATGTCACAGAGGAAGAGTTGTTCCACAGGAAGAATCCCAAG TTGCATTATCAGCATCGAGTGGTTAAGCAGCTGCAGGGACTGTGGAGACAGCACGTGACCGTCCCTTCAGCCTCCGAGGAGAAAGTGCCCTCAGGCCCGAAGAGCAGCGTGGAGGACATGCAGCTCCAGGAGAGTGTCTCGGAGGCTCTCTGCACTCAGGGGAGTGCTACAGAGATCCCAGACTGGAAGAACACACTCGATGTGACTCCGAGTCAAGTGAAGGTGGAAGAGGAAGAGCCAGGCCCCTCAGCGTGGAACTTTTCCTTCGAGGACTTTAAGCAG GCTATAAAGTTGATCCCGAAGGAGGAGCAGCGAGAAGAAGCACTGACCCAGCTCAATAAGGCAGCGCTGGAGCTGTGTGTCGAACAGAGGCCAACCCAGTCAGACCTTTTGTATCAAACCTG TCTCCAGCTGTGGCGTGAAACAATTGATGGTCTGGTGAGTCACTCTCTGAAGCTGAGATCCCTGCTTGGCTTGCCTGAGAAGGACACCTGTGTAGATGCTCTTCCAGAGGAAACAG CAGAAGTAAAACAACCtataaaaggaggaaaagaagacaaaataaccagtaggaaagaagagagaaggtcAGTTGGTGGTAAGgataaagaagacaaaaaaagaacagctaagactgcagggaaagagaaggag GAACGTCCAAACAGCAGAAAGTCAAAAGTAAAAGATGAGAAGAAGCTGAAATCTTCCACTTCATCACAGAAGGTGAAAGAGGTAGCACAACCTGCAGAAGCTGTAGTTACAGATCCCACTGAACCTCCTCAGGACCAGGTGGACCCTATTTTGTTTGGGACATACCAGGAAAAACTTTACATTGAA GTCTATGGGCTGCTGGATTCAATGGTGAGCAAAATGGTTTCTTTATTTGAAGAGCTACGGAAAAAGGGCGTTCTAAAGTGGGAGAGTGAAGCACTTTGTAACTAG